A single Gemmatimonadota bacterium DNA region contains:
- the leuS gene encoding leucine--tRNA ligase produces MKGERFDHGAVEARWIKRWESEGTYEVDLEAARNPYYNLMMFPYPSAEGMHVGNVFAYTGADIHGRYMRAKGYDVFEPMGFDAFGIHSENFALKINTHPGRLIPENIANFTRQFKRLGAMFDWRHEVQSTDPDYYRWTQWIFIQLFKAGLAYQKEAPVTWCPSCNTVLAAEQAEGGVCERCDAQVEQRNMRQWFFRITAYARQLLENLETIDWSETTKTAQRRWIGRSEGAEVDFPLADHEEKLSVFTTRPDTLWGATYMVLAPEHPFVEVVTTEAQRAAVNEYVKESGRKTAIEREDVTREKTGVFTGGYAVNPVNDARIPIWISDYVLMTYGTGAIMAVPAHDGRDFEFARAFDLPIVQVISGSEDTTNGYGGADGRGGQCGPEEAYTGEGIMINSGPFDGTHSTVGVGAVTDWLEDRGVGKRQVNYRLRDWCISRQRYWGPPIPMIHCEACGVVPVPDDQLPVVLPHVEEFRPDGTGRSPLARDPSFLNTTCPVCGGPATRETDVNDNFLDSAWYFFRYPSSEREDVVFDPEMTERWLPVDMYVGGNEHAVLHLMYTRFITMALHDIGLVSFSEPFKKFRAHGTIIRSGAKMSKSRGNVVNPDEYLDRFGADAFRTYLMFLGPYQIGGDFQDAGINGVRRFYDRLWRYVTGTDFSEAPVEDPELLALVHGKTRDVTGDMASFQYNTAIARLMELLNGLQNASSHHHEAIDRLLQLAAPFAPFISQELWTRLGHVGMVCDVPWPEYDPALIVSATIEYVIQINGRVRDRLELPPGTPREEIEQAAFASERVRQWTDGKESVRNIFVPDKLLNIVVKG; encoded by the coding sequence ATGAAAGGCGAAAGATTCGATCACGGGGCGGTCGAGGCGCGGTGGATCAAGCGCTGGGAATCGGAAGGGACCTACGAAGTCGACCTCGAGGCGGCGCGGAATCCCTACTACAACCTCATGATGTTCCCCTACCCCTCCGCCGAGGGCATGCACGTGGGCAACGTGTTCGCCTACACGGGCGCGGATATCCACGGAAGGTACATGCGCGCAAAGGGATACGACGTGTTCGAGCCTATGGGCTTCGACGCCTTTGGGATCCACTCCGAGAACTTCGCCCTCAAGATCAACACCCATCCCGGACGGCTGATCCCAGAGAACATCGCAAATTTCACCCGTCAGTTCAAGCGCCTGGGGGCCATGTTCGACTGGCGTCACGAGGTACAGTCCACCGATCCGGATTACTACCGGTGGACGCAATGGATCTTCATCCAGCTCTTCAAGGCCGGACTTGCCTATCAGAAGGAAGCGCCGGTCACCTGGTGCCCCTCCTGCAACACCGTGCTCGCGGCGGAACAGGCCGAGGGCGGGGTGTGCGAGCGATGCGACGCGCAGGTGGAGCAGCGGAACATGCGCCAGTGGTTCTTCCGGATCACGGCCTACGCCAGGCAATTGCTGGAGAACCTGGAGACCATCGACTGGTCCGAGACGACAAAGACCGCGCAGCGCAGGTGGATCGGCCGTAGCGAAGGGGCTGAAGTAGACTTCCCGCTGGCGGACCACGAAGAGAAACTCAGCGTGTTCACCACGCGGCCGGACACGCTCTGGGGCGCCACCTACATGGTCCTGGCGCCGGAACACCCCTTTGTCGAAGTCGTGACCACCGAAGCACAGCGCGCGGCCGTCAACGAATATGTGAAGGAAAGCGGCCGGAAGACGGCCATCGAGCGCGAGGACGTTACCCGCGAGAAGACCGGCGTGTTCACGGGCGGCTACGCCGTCAATCCGGTCAACGACGCCCGGATTCCGATCTGGATATCCGATTACGTGCTGATGACCTACGGTACGGGCGCCATCATGGCGGTGCCAGCCCATGACGGGCGGGACTTCGAGTTCGCCCGGGCCTTCGATCTGCCCATCGTGCAGGTGATCAGCGGATCGGAAGACACGACGAACGGTTACGGCGGGGCGGACGGCCGGGGCGGTCAGTGCGGACCGGAGGAAGCCTATACCGGCGAAGGGATCATGATCAACAGCGGTCCCTTCGACGGGACCCACAGCACAGTCGGCGTCGGCGCGGTCACGGACTGGCTGGAAGATCGCGGCGTCGGGAAACGGCAGGTCAACTACCGGCTGCGGGACTGGTGCATCAGCCGCCAGCGGTACTGGGGGCCGCCCATCCCGATGATCCACTGCGAAGCCTGCGGCGTGGTGCCCGTTCCCGATGACCAGTTGCCCGTGGTCCTGCCCCATGTGGAGGAATTCAGGCCGGACGGCACCGGACGGAGCCCACTGGCGCGCGACCCGTCCTTCCTCAACACTACCTGTCCCGTGTGCGGCGGTCCCGCCACCCGCGAGACCGACGTCAACGACAACTTCCTGGATTCGGCGTGGTACTTCTTCCGGTATCCCAGCTCGGAACGGGAGGACGTGGTCTTCGACCCGGAGATGACGGAGCGGTGGCTGCCCGTGGACATGTACGTCGGTGGCAACGAGCACGCGGTGCTGCACCTCATGTATACCCGCTTCATCACGATGGCGCTGCATGACATCGGCCTGGTCTCCTTCTCCGAACCCTTCAAGAAGTTCCGGGCCCACGGAACCATCATCCGTTCCGGCGCGAAGATGAGCAAGTCCAGGGGGAACGTGGTCAATCCCGACGAATACCTGGACCGTTTCGGCGCGGACGCCTTCCGCACCTATCTCATGTTCCTGGGTCCCTACCAGATAGGCGGTGATTTCCAGGACGCGGGCATCAATGGCGTGCGGCGGTTCTACGACCGGCTCTGGCGCTACGTCACCGGGACCGATTTCAGTGAGGCGCCGGTCGAGGACCCCGAACTGCTCGCCCTGGTGCACGGCAAGACCCGGGACGTCACCGGGGACATGGCGTCGTTTCAGTACAACACGGCCATCGCGCGCCTGATGGAACTGCTCAACGGCCTGCAGAACGCGTCTTCCCATCATCACGAAGCCATCGACCGGTTGCTTCAGTTGGCGGCGCCTTTCGCGCCTTTCATCTCCCAGGAGCTGTGGACCCGCCTGGGTCACGTGGGCATGGTCTGCGACGTGCCCTGGCCGGAGTACGATCCGGCGCTGATCGTTTCCGCCACGATCGAATACGTCATCCAGATCAATGGCCGGGTACGCGACCGGCTCGAACTGCCGCCCGGTACGCCCCGCGAAGAAATCGAGCAGGCCGCCTTCGCCAGCGAACGCGTTCGTCAGTGGACCGACGGCAAGGAATCGGTCCGCAACATCTTCGTGCCGGACAAGCTGCTCAATATCGTGGTCAAGGGATAG
- a CDS encoding glycosyltransferase, whose translation MSSTTAVSMPSPSVSVLMPVYNAAGTLPETLQSIATQTLGDYEVIAVDDGSDDDSGTILEAWGRGDRRIQPVRAGRVGLVEALNLGLSRCRGEWVARMDADDRMRPDRLERQAALLDARPDISVAGSLVEIFADGMVGEGMKVYETWLNSLVEPGDIAREIFIESPIAHPSAMVRRDELLELGGYRDAGWPEDYDLWLRYHAAGRRFAKVPEVLLYWREHGGRLTRTDARYSVENFLRVKAHFLVNGPLRDRDGLIVWGAGQTGRRLSRHIVRMGRPIDAFVDISPRKVGSRMRDAPVIGPDELTSIWNRYRHPMLIVAVSSRGARKLIRQALTGSGLAEVEDYLCAA comes from the coding sequence GTGTCATCCACCACCGCTGTGTCCATGCCCTCTCCGAGCGTCTCCGTCCTGATGCCGGTTTACAACGCCGCCGGCACGCTTCCCGAAACCCTGCAGAGCATCGCCACGCAGACGCTGGGCGACTACGAGGTCATCGCCGTCGATGACGGGTCGGACGACGACAGCGGGACGATTCTGGAGGCATGGGGCCGCGGGGACCGGAGAATTCAGCCGGTCCGGGCCGGCCGCGTCGGCCTGGTCGAGGCGCTCAACCTCGGACTGTCGCGGTGCCGGGGCGAGTGGGTCGCCCGCATGGACGCTGATGACCGCATGCGCCCGGACCGGCTAGAGCGGCAGGCGGCACTGCTGGACGCCCGGCCGGATATCAGCGTAGCCGGGTCGCTCGTGGAGATCTTCGCCGACGGGATGGTGGGCGAAGGCATGAAGGTATACGAAACCTGGCTCAACAGCCTCGTCGAGCCCGGGGATATCGCCCGGGAGATCTTCATCGAAAGTCCGATCGCCCATCCGTCGGCCATGGTGCGGCGGGACGAACTCCTGGAACTCGGTGGATACCGCGACGCAGGATGGCCGGAAGACTACGACCTGTGGCTCCGCTATCACGCCGCGGGGCGCCGGTTCGCCAAGGTGCCGGAGGTCCTGCTGTACTGGCGGGAGCACGGGGGCCGATTGACGCGAACGGACGCCCGGTACTCGGTGGAGAACTTCCTCCGCGTCAAGGCGCACTTCCTGGTCAACGGCCCGCTGCGGGACCGGGACGGGCTGATCGTCTGGGGGGCGGGCCAGACCGGCCGGCGTTTGTCCCGGCATATCGTACGCATGGGTCGTCCGATAGATGCCTTCGTGGACATTTCTCCCCGGAAGGTCGGCAGCCGCATGCGCGACGCCCCGGTGATCGGTCCCGATGAACTGACCTCGATATGGAACCGCTACCGCCATCCGATGCTCATCGTCGCCGTTTCCTCGCGGGGCGCACGGAAGCTGATCCGCCAGGCACTCACGGGGTCGGGCCTTGCCGAAGTGGAAGATTACCTGTGCGCGGCCTGA